From Xenopus laevis strain J_2021 chromosome 7L, Xenopus_laevis_v10.1, whole genome shotgun sequence, one genomic window encodes:
- the clec11a.L gene encoding C-type lectin domain family 11 member A: MFLEGVLLAALCMSLVPSILTQEEAAAKPLGLGNVTESVVFIEKRGDTPDVIIDTYLRKIFFGNEEVTVPQTDSPHILPNTDAPLIHDVTTVSIIQNEKGIEQDIEEEEEEEDETEEEDDKLEDSVPTTAAQPSTTAPLDDNFNYFMSRLSAIESAIHRLNVQFFGLDVKVNQMSKSLSNIRTKLVDAEDNIATVSELNLRNQRQIGQIEGCFKGRRLLRKCYLIFQHFENYETAQKLCHSRGGNLAMPIDEQEYAALAKYIHDSFYPFNWNIWIGINDLRSEGMYQYENGHRVSFFNWYKDHMIVQPNGKTLENCVSITSIDGKWWDHECSRRMFYVCEY, translated from the exons ATGTTCTTGGAAGGAGTGTTACTGGCTGCATTGTGCATGAGCCTAGTCCCCAGCATCCTGACACAGGAGGAGGCAGCAGCAAAACCACTTGGACTGGGGAACGTTACAGAATCGGTGGTATTCATTGAGAAACGAGGGGACACACCAGATGTCATCATAGATACGTATCTGCGAAAG ATCTTTTTTGGAAATGAAGAGGTAACTGTTCCACAAACAGATAGTCCTCATATACTGCCCAACACTGATGCTCCACTAATCCATGATGTTACAACAGTTTCtattatacaaaatgaaaaaggTATTGAGCAAGATatagaggaggaggaagaagaagaagatgagacagaagaagaagatgataaACTGGAAGACAGCGTGCCAACAACTGCAGCACAACCCTCAACAACTGCTCCACTGGATGATAATTTCAATTATTTCA TGTCCAGATTAAGTGCCATAGAATCTGCGATCCATCGTCTTAATGTCCAGTTCTTTGGCCTGGATGTCAAGGTGAACCAGATGTCAAAAAGCCTTTCCAATATTCGGACGAAACTGGTCGACGCAGAAGACAACATTGCAACTGTTTCCGAACTGAATCTCAGGAACCAGAGACAAATTGGACAGATTGAAG GTTGTTTTAAAGGGAGGAGACTCTTGAGAAAGTGTTATCTTATTTTTCAACACTTTGAAAATTATGAAACAGCCCAAAAGCTTTGCCACAGTCGTGGGGGCAACCTGGCGATGCCGATCGATGAGCAGGAGTATGCTGCCCTGGCAAAATATATCCACGACTCATTCTATCCTTTCAACTGGAATATATGGATTGGAATTAATGATCTGCGCTCAGAAGGAATGTACCAGTATGAAAATGGCCATCGGGTTTCATTCTTCAACTGGTACAAAGATCATATGATTGTACAGCCCAACGGAAAGACCCTGGAGAACTGCGTTTCTATCACATCCATTGACGGCAAGTGGTGGGATCATGAGTGCTCACGGAGAATGTTCTATGTCTGCGAGTATTAA